The window GGCAGTCCCCACCTACCGGGACGTGCTGGTGCGCTCGGCGGGCGCGCACCGCGAGGCGACCCTGCGCGTGCTGCGCGTGGCGTTCCTGTCCGGCTTCGTGATGGAGTTCGGCGCGACCCTCGCCACCGCGCTGGTGGCCGTGTGGATTGGCGTGCGCCTGTTCGGCGGCGAGGCGACCCTGGCCCCCACCCTAGCCGCCCTGATGCTGGTCCCGGAGTTCTTCGGGCCGCTGCGGCAACTGGGCGCCGACCGCCACGCGGCGCTGGACGCCGAACCGCTGGCCCGCGACCTGGCCGACCTCGCAGCCGTGCCCGGTGCACCCCAGGGCGCGCGGGACATCTCCAAGGGCGCTCCAGAGGTGACCTTCACGCAGGCGCGGGCCGCTCTGCCAGGCATCACCGCCACCCTGAGCGGCACCGTGCGCAGCGGCGAACACGTCGCCCTGCGCGGCCCGAGCGGCGTGGGCAAGAGTGCCCTGCTGCACGCCCTGGGAAAATTCGTCGCCCACGCGGGCGAGGTGAGAGTGAACGGCGTCCCACTCGATGAACTCAGCGCACCGGCGTGGGCGGGGCAGGTCGCGCTGGTGCCGCAGGCGCCGCGCCTGCTGGCGGCGAGCGTGCGCGACAACCTGCGGGTCGCTGCCCCCGACGCGGACGACGCGGCCCTGTGGCCCGTCCTGCGGCACGTGGACCTGGAAGGCGTGATCAGGGCGCTGCCCGGCACGCTGGACGCCCCGCTGGGCGAGGGCGGCACCCGCCTGTCCGGTGGGGAGACGGCGCGGCTGGCCCTGGCGCGCGCGCTGCTGTCCGGCGCGGACCTGCTGCTGCTTGATGAGGTCACTGCGCATCTGGATGAGGACACGGCGCGGGCCCTCCACGCGCTGATCGGCCGGGCCGCTCCGGGAAGGACGGTCCTGCTCGTCACGCACCGCGACCCCCCGACCGGCTGGCGCAGCCTGACGTTGGAGGCCCCATGACGGGCGGCGTGACCCGCGCGGGCCGCTGGCGCCCCTTCATCCTCCCGGTGCTGCTGGGCGTCGCGGCGACCCTGGCGGGTGTGGCGCTGGCGGGCGCCTCGGGTCGTCTGATCGCCCGCGCGGCGCTGCGGCCCGAGGTGTTCCTGAGCCTCACGCTGCTCGTGACGCTGGTGCGGGCCCTGGGCGTGGGCCGCGCGGGCCTGCGCTACGCCGAACGTCTCACCGGGCACGCCGCCGCCCTGAAGGCCGGAGAGGCGCAGCGCGCGGCACTGTTCGACCGCGTGGCCCGCTTCGGGCGGGACCTGCTGGCCCGCGAACGCAGCGGCGACCTGCTCTCGCGCAGCGGCGCCGACCTGGACGCGCGGCAGTTCGCGGCGCTGCGCGTGACGCTGCCGCTGCTGGGCTTCGCGGGCGCCACACTCCTGGCGGGTGGCTGGCTGCTGAGCCTGGACGCCGGGCTGGGCCTGAGCGTGCTGGGCCCGCTGCTGCTGGCCGCGGCGCTGCCCGGGCTGGCCCGCACCTGGGCGGCCGCGCTGGCCCGCGAGGAGGCCCACCTGGCGCGCGAGCACGGCGCGGCGCTGCTGGACGCGCTGAGTGCCAGTGCAGACGGCGCGGCGCGGCTGTGGGGGCCACGACTGGCCCACCTGAGTGCCGGACTGCGCCGGGTGACGCAAGCACAGGGCCGCCTCCAGACCGGCCTGACGCTGGGCCGCGAGGCGCTGTTCGCCCTGAGTTTCACGCTGGTGCTCACGCGCGGCCTGACCCTGGTCGAATCGGGCGCGCTGGGTGGGGCGTGGCTGGCGGCGGTGGTGCTGCTGGCCGCCGCCAGCTTCGACGCACTGACCCCACTGGCGCTGGTGCCCGGCGCGCACGCGGCGGCGCAGGCCGCGCGGGAACGCGACGATGAACTGGCCGCCGTGCAGCCCGCCGTGACAGAACCCCGCGACCCCGCTTCAGTTCCGGATGGTCCGCTGCCCCTGGCACTGGAGGGCGTGCGCGTCACGCGGGGCGGGCGGGACCCGCTGCGGGACGTGACCCTGCACCTCCCGGCGGGGGCGCGCGTGGCCGTCACCGGTCCAAGCGGCGCGGGCAAGAGCACGCTGCTGGGCCTGATCAGCCGCGACCTCGACCCCACCGCCGGGCGCGTCACGCTGGGCGGCACCGACCTGCGCGCACTGGCCCTGGCTGACCTGCGTGCCCGCCTGAGCCTGCACGAGCAGGACGCCCCGCTGCTGGACGGCACCGTCGAGGAGAACCTGCGCCTGGGTGGCCCGCACGCGCCCCCGGAGCGGCTGCGGGAGCTGCTGGACGACCTCGGCCTGGAGGATCTGACCCTGGACACCTGGGTTGGTGAGGGCGGCACGCGCCTGTCCGGCGGTCAGCGCGCCCGCGTGAGTCTGGCCCGCGCGCTCCTCAAACCCGCGGACGTGCTGCTGCTGGACGAACCCACCGCTCACCTCGACCCGGACACCGAGGCCCGCGTGCTGCGCGTCATTCACCGTGAGTGCGCCGGACGCAGCCTGCTGCTCGTCACCCACCGGCCCGCCCCGCTGGCCCTGGCCGATCAGGTCTATCGGCTCCAGGACGGCCACCTGCACCCACTGCCTGCCGCCTCCACCCACAGGAAGGTCATATGAACGAGATCCTGGGCTTCTCCACGCTGGACCTGTCGCGCTTCCAGTTCGCCACCACGAGCATCTTCCACTACTTCTTCGTGCCCTTCACCGTGGGCTTCGCGCTGATCATCGCGGTATTACAGACCCTGGCCTACCGCAGTGGTGATCCGAAACTGGAGAATCTCACGCGCTTCTTCGGGCACCTGTTCTTCATCAACTTCGCCGTGGGCGTTGTGACCGGCATCGTGCAGGAATTCCAGTTCGGCATGAACTGGCAGGGCTTCTCGAACTTCGTCGGGAACATCTTCGGCATCCCACTGGCGCTGGAAGTGCTGATGGCCTTCTTCCTCGAGAGCACCTTCCTGGGCCTGTGGTGGTTCGGCAAGGACCGCATCCCCGCCTGGGCGAGCCTCGCGAGCATCTGGATCGTCGCCGCCGGGACGACCATCAGCGCCTTCTGGATCATCATCGCCAACGCCTGGATGCAGCACCCGGTGGGCTTCGAGATCAAGAACGGCCGCGCGGTGATGACCAACGCCTGGGCGATCGTCACCAACCCCAAGGGCCTGGAATGGTTCGCGCACATCTGGGCGGGCAGCCTGACCGTCGCGGCGTTCTTCGTGCTGGCCGTCAGTGCCTACCACCTGCGCCGCCGCGCGAACGTCGAGGCGTTCCGCGTCAGCTTCCGCGTGGCGCTGATCACCGCGCTGATCGGTTCGGGCGGCGTGATCCTGGCCGGGCATGAGCAGGGCCAGAGCGCCGTGCGCGACCAGCCCATGAAGTACGCCGCGTTCAGCGCCCTGTGGGACACGCCGGACGGCAATCAGATGCCTGAGAGCCTCATCGCGCTGCCCAGCAACGCCGCGCGCGAGAACCGCTTCGAACTGAGTGTGCCGTACGTCGGGTCGTTCCTGGCGTTCAACAACTTCAGCGAGAAAGCCAAAGGCATCAACGACCTCCAGAAGGAGTACGAGGCGAAGTACGGCCCCGGCAACTACACGCCGTGGGTGTGGCCGGTGTACTGGTCGTTCCGCGTGATGGTGGGGCTGGGCTTTCTGATGCTGCTCGTGACCCTGGTGTACGTGTGGCGCTGGCGGCAGGGCAAACTCGACGATCCGGGGCGGCTGTACCCGCTGCTGCTGGCCATGCCGCTCGCACCGCATCTGGCGAACTTCAGCGGGTGGATCGCCACCGAGATGGGGCGCCAGCCGTGGATCGTGCAGGGCCTGCTGCGCACCGGGGACGCCGTGAGTCAGCTGAACCCGCTGTGGGTGCTGCTGTCGCTGGCAGCGTTCTGGGTGGTGTACCTGACGCTGATCGGAC of the Deinococcus radiotolerans genome contains:
- the cydC gene encoding thiol reductant ABC exporter subunit CydC, with product MTGGVTRAGRWRPFILPVLLGVAATLAGVALAGASGRLIARAALRPEVFLSLTLLVTLVRALGVGRAGLRYAERLTGHAAALKAGEAQRAALFDRVARFGRDLLARERSGDLLSRSGADLDARQFAALRVTLPLLGFAGATLLAGGWLLSLDAGLGLSVLGPLLLAAALPGLARTWAAALAREEAHLAREHGAALLDALSASADGAARLWGPRLAHLSAGLRRVTQAQGRLQTGLTLGREALFALSFTLVLTRGLTLVESGALGGAWLAAVVLLAAASFDALTPLALVPGAHAAAQAARERDDELAAVQPAVTEPRDPASVPDGPLPLALEGVRVTRGGRDPLRDVTLHLPAGARVAVTGPSGAGKSTLLGLISRDLDPTAGRVTLGGTDLRALALADLRARLSLHEQDAPLLDGTVEENLRLGGPHAPPERLRELLDDLGLEDLTLDTWVGEGGTRLSGGQRARVSLARALLKPADVLLLDEPTAHLDPDTEARVLRVIHRECAGRSLLLVTHRPAPLALADQVYRLQDGHLHPLPAASTHRKVI
- a CDS encoding ABC transporter ATP-binding protein/permease; amino-acid sequence: MTVSTPSRLNRPRPPAPPGRAEVRGVLNAPPGVRGPLVWSAALSLLGALGTALAFVLAAQVIAGVLTPPARWPEPGHVLGLALGLGLRAVTGAAREALAQRLATHATAFQRDRLTARLLALGPVALASRRAADLVTLSSELGPRLTPYYARFLPGRAHAAISALVALAVTAWLDPATAGLLLVTGPLTVVFLYLVGLATHAATQAQWTRHTRLAARLLTLTRHLPTLHAFGAVPTYRDVLVRSAGAHREATLRVLRVAFLSGFVMEFGATLATALVAVWIGVRLFGGEATLAPTLAALMLVPEFFGPLRQLGADRHAALDAEPLARDLADLAAVPGAPQGARDISKGAPEVTFTQARAALPGITATLSGTVRSGEHVALRGPSGVGKSALLHALGKFVAHAGEVRVNGVPLDELSAPAWAGQVALVPQAPRLLAASVRDNLRVAAPDADDAALWPVLRHVDLEGVIRALPGTLDAPLGEGGTRLSGGETARLALARALLSGADLLLLDEVTAHLDEDTARALHALIGRAAPGRTVLLVTHRDPPTGWRSLTLEAP
- a CDS encoding cytochrome ubiquinol oxidase subunit I, whose product is MNEILGFSTLDLSRFQFATTSIFHYFFVPFTVGFALIIAVLQTLAYRSGDPKLENLTRFFGHLFFINFAVGVVTGIVQEFQFGMNWQGFSNFVGNIFGIPLALEVLMAFFLESTFLGLWWFGKDRIPAWASLASIWIVAAGTTISAFWIIIANAWMQHPVGFEIKNGRAVMTNAWAIVTNPKGLEWFAHIWAGSLTVAAFFVLAVSAYHLRRRANVEAFRVSFRVALITALIGSGGVILAGHEQGQSAVRDQPMKYAAFSALWDTPDGNQMPESLIALPSNAARENRFELSVPYVGSFLAFNNFSEKAKGINDLQKEYEAKYGPGNYTPWVWPVYWSFRVMVGLGFLMLLVTLVYVWRWRQGKLDDPGRLYPLLLAMPLAPHLANFSGWIATEMGRQPWIVQGLLRTGDAVSQLNPLWVLLSLAAFWVVYLTLIGLDVFLLTRTARAGMHEPDVETPSVPAPDYVPEGARA